The following are from one region of the Leptolyngbya sp. 'hensonii' genome:
- a CDS encoding peptidoglycan-binding protein, producing METLAYIHSHILYESSSLSPDIPATSSQRHRVWAIAAALTVLLNPLSQAKATVRYGDRSPTVRQVQQALVHLGFNPGEIDGIFGPQTEAAVLRFQRVQGLPQDGNINSETAHALGLGNLEHPTSNLPSNQDCPLNRERDFPGAAPCSNGMSGRDNLSGRAEFLIEKRSTERYTASFDGAYDRRPGFAPVQPENLSPDLGESLPESDPPIRRAQPEGRWQMAQVITQSGRLRIRSGPGTNYSVIGHLERGTIVKVAIDETEPDWVRLPQGGWVASRHILLTGRPDPDRVLL from the coding sequence ATGGAAACCCTGGCCTATATCCACTCCCATATTCTTTATGAGAGTTCATCCCTATCACCTGACATTCCTGCTACTTCCTCCCAGAGGCATCGGGTGTGGGCGATTGCTGCGGCTCTGACTGTTTTGCTCAATCCCTTATCACAGGCAAAAGCAACTGTGAGATATGGCGATCGTAGCCCAACCGTGAGGCAAGTTCAGCAGGCACTGGTTCATTTGGGCTTCAATCCAGGAGAGATTGATGGCATCTTCGGCCCCCAAACAGAAGCAGCAGTCCTGCGGTTTCAGAGAGTCCAGGGGTTGCCCCAAGATGGCAACATTAATTCCGAGACAGCCCATGCCCTGGGATTGGGTAATCTTGAGCATCCAACCTCCAATCTCCCATCCAATCAGGATTGTCCTTTAAACCGGGAGAGGGATTTCCCTGGCGCAGCACCCTGCAGCAATGGGATGAGCGGGAGAGATAACCTATCGGGACGTGCTGAATTTCTGATTGAAAAGCGTTCAACTGAGCGGTATACAGCATCTTTCGATGGAGCTTACGATCGCAGACCCGGATTTGCACCAGTACAGCCAGAAAATTTGTCCCCTGACCTTGGCGAATCCTTGCCAGAATCAGATCCGCCAATCAGACGCGCCCAGCCAGAAGGCAGATGGCAGATGGCCCAGGTTATCACCCAGAGTGGTCGGCTACGAATTCGTTCCGGCCCTGGTACAAACTACTCGGTGATTGGCCATTTAGAACGAGGCACGATCGTAAAAGTAGCCATCGACGAAACGGAACCGGATTGGGTCAGATTACCCCAAGGGGGATGGGTTGCATCCCGACATATCCTGCTAACGGGCAGACCTGATCCCGATCGCGTGTTGCTGTAG
- a CDS encoding radical SAM protein, translated as MPDIPFTAEKLLFQVAMPNLDATPIIFAFPNEYSVGITSLGYQVIWAMLARRSDLQVSRLFTDCHEPLPAQPALVGFSLSWELDYVHVLNLLEQLQIPLWAAERTAVHPLVFGGGPVLTANPEPFADFFDAILLGDGENLIGEFIHAVQAGQGTDRRTQLQQLAQVPGVYVPSLYKVTYHSPDGPIQSICPVIDVVPAQVEKQTYRGNVLSVSTVVTEKAAWENIYMVEVVRSCPEMCRFCLASYLTLPFRTASLEESLIPAIEQGLTVTDRLGLLGASVTQHPEFSELLDYLDQPQFDAVRLSIASVRTNTLTEKLARSLVRHGTKSATIAVESGSERLRQIINKKLHPDEILRAAINAKAGGLSNLKLYGMVGIPGEDPSDLDQTVTLIQDLKRAAPGLRLTLGCSTFVPKAHTPFQWFGVNPQAEKRLQRLQKQLRPLGVDFRPESYNWSVIQALLSRGDRRISRLLERTRHYGDSLGSYRRAAKELRGQLPELAFYIYEPWPQEQVLPWSHLRGPLSQATLEKHLAIAMA; from the coding sequence GTGCCTGATATTCCCTTTACTGCTGAGAAATTGCTGTTCCAGGTGGCGATGCCTAATCTGGATGCAACTCCAATTATCTTTGCCTTTCCTAACGAGTACAGTGTGGGGATTACCAGTCTGGGATATCAGGTCATTTGGGCGATGCTGGCTCGTCGATCGGATCTCCAGGTCAGTCGATTATTCACCGATTGCCACGAACCCTTACCAGCTCAGCCTGCACTGGTGGGTTTTTCTCTATCCTGGGAACTGGATTATGTTCACGTTCTGAATCTACTGGAGCAACTGCAAATTCCCCTCTGGGCAGCAGAACGTACCGCTGTCCATCCCCTGGTCTTTGGGGGTGGTCCGGTGCTCACAGCCAATCCAGAGCCCTTTGCTGACTTTTTTGATGCCATCCTGCTGGGAGATGGGGAAAATCTGATTGGTGAGTTTATCCATGCCGTTCAGGCGGGGCAGGGCACCGATCGCCGCACCCAACTGCAACAACTGGCCCAAGTACCAGGCGTTTATGTTCCTAGTCTGTATAAAGTCACTTACCACAGTCCAGATGGACCGATTCAATCCATTTGTCCAGTGATCGATGTTGTACCAGCCCAGGTGGAGAAACAGACCTACCGGGGAAATGTGCTCTCAGTCTCTACCGTCGTAACCGAGAAGGCAGCCTGGGAAAATATTTATATGGTGGAAGTGGTTCGGAGTTGTCCAGAAATGTGTCGCTTCTGTCTGGCCAGTTACCTGACCCTCCCCTTCCGCACGGCCAGTCTGGAAGAGTCTTTGATTCCAGCGATCGAGCAGGGCTTGACCGTCACCGATCGACTGGGTCTGTTGGGGGCTTCTGTGACCCAGCATCCAGAGTTCTCCGAGCTACTGGACTATCTGGATCAGCCTCAGTTTGATGCTGTGCGCCTCAGCATTGCCTCAGTTCGGACCAATACCCTGACGGAAAAACTGGCCCGGAGCCTCGTCCGACATGGCACTAAATCAGCCACGATCGCAGTTGAAAGTGGCTCTGAGCGACTCCGTCAGATCATCAATAAAAAATTGCACCCTGACGAGATTCTTCGAGCAGCCATCAATGCCAAGGCCGGAGGGTTAAGCAATCTCAAGCTGTACGGCATGGTCGGTATACCGGGGGAAGATCCCAGCGATCTGGATCAGACAGTGACTCTGATCCAAGATTTGAAACGGGCAGCTCCAGGGCTACGCCTAACCCTAGGATGCAGCACTTTTGTTCCCAAAGCCCACACACCTTTTCAGTGGTTTGGCGTCAATCCCCAGGCAGAGAAACGGCTGCAGCGTCTACAAAAGCAACTTCGGCCTTTGGGGGTTGACTTTCGGCCAGAGAGCTATAACTGGTCTGTGATTCAGGCTTTACTCTCCAGGGGCGATCGGCGGATCTCCCGGCTATTGGAACGGACCCGCCACTATGGGGATTCTTTGGGAAGTTATCGCCGTGCGGCCAAGGAACTACGGGGCCAGTTACCAGAGCTGGCATTCTATATTTACGAACCATGGCCCCAGGAACAGGTGCTGCCCTGGAGCCATTTACGAGGACCCTTATCCCAGGCCACCCTGGAAAAACATCTGGCTATAGCTATGGCTTAA
- a CDS encoding NfeD family protein — protein MTGFKHALLVTDNLSPLLSPGNQGDFFEQRAIVDETIQPGIPGRIRFQSSLWPALCRQNTVLTPGTTVRVVDRRNLTLVVEFVSEEDGYLFPQALQVELRNNRNIYDFADILLFALNMLAKSFLLL, from the coding sequence ATGACAGGCTTTAAGCATGCCCTACTAGTGACAGACAATCTTTCGCCACTCCTCTCCCCTGGGAACCAGGGTGACTTTTTTGAGCAAAGGGCGATCGTAGACGAAACAATCCAACCAGGTATTCCAGGACGGATCAGATTCCAAAGTTCTTTGTGGCCAGCACTCTGTAGGCAAAATACTGTTTTAACTCCGGGCACCACGGTGCGCGTAGTCGATCGTAGGAATTTGACTCTAGTTGTGGAATTCGTATCAGAGGAAGACGGTTATCTCTTTCCGCAGGCGTTACAAGTTGAACTCAGGAACAACAGAAATATTTATGATTTTGCAGACATTCTACTGTTTGCATTGAATATGCTTGCAAAATCATTTTTGTTGCTTTGA
- a CDS encoding competence/damage-inducible protein A, translating to MAEPGAEILCVGTELLLGDIQNTNARFLAQQLAQLGIPHYFQTVVGDNRERLKQAIAIAAERSSLLLFTGGLGPTPDDLTTETIAESFGVPLVERPEVVDDIAAKFALRGRQMSPSNRKQALLPLGADILPNPSGTAPGIIWQPQPGLILLTFPGVPSEMQLMWQETAIPFLQRQGWGREIIYSRTLRFWGIAESTLAEKVASFLDQHNPTVAPYANHGEVKLRISARAASEVAARALIEPVEQQLRQIAGLDCYGADEDSLASVVGGLLRSSQTTLGVAESCTGGGLGELLTAIPGSSAYFLGGVIAYDNQVKVRLLNVAADLLAQQGAVSGIVAEQMAQGIRSQLGTTWGLSITGIAGPDGGSDVKPVGLVYVGLAGPYGVESFEHRFGLGRSREWIRRASACSALDHLRRKLLFA from the coding sequence ATGGCAGAACCCGGAGCAGAGATCCTTTGTGTGGGTACGGAATTGCTACTGGGAGACATTCAAAATACGAATGCCCGGTTTCTAGCTCAGCAGTTGGCTCAGTTGGGAATTCCCCACTACTTTCAAACGGTTGTCGGAGATAACCGGGAGCGACTGAAACAGGCGATCGCGATCGCAGCGGAGCGCTCATCCCTGCTTCTCTTCACAGGAGGGCTTGGCCCCACACCAGATGACCTGACCACAGAAACCATTGCCGAATCCTTTGGCGTTCCTTTAGTGGAGCGACCCGAAGTGGTGGATGATATTGCAGCAAAGTTTGCCCTGCGGGGGCGACAGATGTCTCCCAGCAATCGTAAACAGGCTCTCCTACCACTGGGGGCTGATATCCTCCCCAATCCCTCTGGCACAGCACCAGGCATTATCTGGCAGCCCCAACCTGGCCTTATCCTGCTAACCTTTCCAGGTGTACCTTCAGAAATGCAGTTGATGTGGCAGGAAACGGCCATCCCCTTTTTACAACGTCAGGGATGGGGACGGGAAATTATTTACAGCCGTACTCTGCGTTTCTGGGGAATTGCCGAATCCACGCTGGCTGAAAAGGTAGCGTCCTTCTTAGATCAGCATAATCCTACCGTCGCGCCTTATGCTAACCACGGAGAGGTCAAATTGCGGATTTCGGCACGGGCGGCCTCAGAAGTAGCAGCCCGTGCCCTGATCGAACCTGTGGAGCAACAGCTTCGCCAGATTGCTGGGTTAGATTGTTATGGTGCTGATGAGGATTCCCTGGCTTCAGTTGTGGGAGGATTGCTCCGGAGCAGCCAGACCACGCTTGGAGTGGCGGAGTCTTGTACTGGTGGTGGGCTGGGAGAACTCCTGACAGCCATACCGGGTAGTTCTGCTTATTTTCTGGGTGGAGTAATTGCCTATGACAACCAGGTTAAGGTGCGCTTACTGAATGTTGCAGCGGATCTATTGGCTCAACAGGGTGCCGTCAGTGGCATTGTGGCTGAACAGATGGCCCAGGGAATTCGATCTCAACTGGGTACAACCTGGGGTCTGAGCATTACCGGCATCGCGGGGCCTGATGGAGGTTCTGATGTTAAACCAGTTGGCCTGGTCTATGTGGGCCTGGCTGGCCCCTATGGCGTTGAGAGCTTTGAGCATCGTTTCGGCCTGGGCCGCAGTCGGGAATGGATTCGGCGAGCCAGTGCCTGCAGTGCTCTGGATCATTTGCGGCGGAAGTTATTATTCGCTTAG